Below is a window of Perca fluviatilis chromosome 6, GENO_Pfluv_1.0, whole genome shotgun sequence DNA.
CTTGGAAATTTTGAAAAcaagaaattaaaataatctcagaaaCAACCCTTGACACGCTTCGCATGGGAATTAGTAATAAGAGTAGTATTCTACAAAAATGTCAATTTACGGCCCTTTATGAGAAATATTTCCATTTATTCTCTCCATTCTAAAGAGAGACATACACCAACAGTCTGCAGAGATATTGCACAAAAGTTTACACTGTAAAAGCAGAAAGAGCAATTtgaatcacagacacacaacagtcCTCGAACACAGGCACTCAACATTAATGCAGCCTGCATATGTTGTAAATTAGCAAATCATACACTCATACAGCAAAAAGAGAGCAGAGAAACCTCTAAAATACACAACCAAAAGGTATCTCTTTATCTTAAACTGATCAGCCGTTCTTGGggaaagacatttctacatACAAAGCAAACAGTGCtgacagtaaaaaataaataaagacagcCGTGGAGTGTCTTAAAATAAGAGTGGGATGTGAAATCACTCAATTTATGTCTGTCctcttttcaaaacattaaacagaTTTTAGAAGAAACTTGACAAGCACAAAAAGAAGCCAGAATTGCAACGGCGCCTGAGGTTTCCCAGAATCCCCTCAGTCACAATAAATGATGGTAAAATTTCAGTGATCCCAGGTTTGAGCCCCTGACTGCAGAGGTCTGAATGGGCTTTTGGACTCTAAAAACCTGCTTAAGTGTCATGTATGTTGGCTACCAGAGTGAAAAACATGGCTACAATAtataaagtaaaagaaaatagcTTACGAGTCCTGTCCTTCGTATAAAACGACATCATCTCTAAACAGGACAGGGGGTTACATGTTAGCCACACTGCAATAAGGCTGTGTCTATGAAGAAACATCTCTCTACATTTCACATCTATTCTCCCACTTCTCATCAGCTTTAAGATGAGTCATCACTCAACAACACACTCACCAAAAGTGGGAATGTTTAAGGTTTCATTTAACaaatatgagaaaaaaagaaagaaatcaaagCAGTCATGTAACCTAATCCAGTCTAGCAAAGACGTTTCAAAATAATTTTGGTgagatttttaaatcacacacCCAAGCAGCCACTTGAAGTCTTGGCTCAGAGTTTTTACATTTGCCGCAACGCTGAGGCTTATGGGAgcaataaagtaaataaacagGGCCACCTAGTGGGCAACAAAGGTTACACCTGCAAGAAAAACAGTTTGGGTTTTGAAGAATTGAACCGAAACGCTGACGCAGTTTATGAAATCACAAGATAAGACTGAGATTGTCAGAGTTGCCTTGAAGCAGAAGTATAATTGTGGTTAATACTCTTTTGAGAATTTTAAGAGCTGAAATCAAACTATCAAGATTTGATTCAATCTGAATAACAAATGGTTTGAAGACGTTTCAACAACACATCACCGATACACAACGTCACACTATTATGTTTGCAGCTGGTATTGAAACACCACACAGATGTTTACCCTTTGAAaggttaaaaataaatcaaatgttaCTTCTTCCCCCGACCAAACCCCATCACTCCTTCAGCCCCCATCAGTCACAATCCGGACAGGTCACACTTAAGACTGGCCACCACCTTCCACCCTCTGTGCTCTCATCCCCGGCACGCCATCACGGATTAGACAGCGTCTGTTCTGTCCTTTGTGTTGAGAGCTGGTGGCTGGTGCGTGATGGGAGTTGTAGGAAAAGCAGAAAGGCAGAGAGAGGCGTGTCCACGAGGACAAGGCAGCGGCATCACATGACTTCACAGCATGAGTTCTGTTTTCGTGCCTGCAGAGTTGACATGAACACACATGTCATGCGCACAGTCTGGCATCTAAACATTATAGACTTTCAGTCCAGTGTTAACAAGGCGGGGTGTCAGTACTCACAGTCTTGTAGAAGGCTTTGGACTGGTTTCCCAGGTGCTCTGACTTTGCCACAAGATCATCcagtttctctcctctctccaacAGGCTTTCCATGGTGTTGTGCTACAGAAACAATATTTGTTTATGAAATATTGTGCAGTGTAAAGATTTTGACTTGACAAACGCTCTGGAATAGCAACATATTGTTTCAGGGATGTAGAGCCACACTTTGGTCAATAAGAGCGATGGACAGGGTTCCTACACCTTcttaaagcctctgaacacccacaggtgttttcagttattctggctgatcttttcaggttgaaggtgggccatagggctgggcaatatatcaatattgtatCGATATTGATATacgaggctagatatcgtcatAAATtgtggatatcgtaatatcctgatataacaaaagtgttgtcttttcctggttttaaaggctgcattacagtagagtgatgtcattttctgaacaaacccgactgttctagctgttccattatttgcctttacccacatagtttattatatcaacataaccaatgattatttatcaaaaatctcaatgtgtaaatattttgtgaaagcaccaattgtcagccctacaatatcgccacaatatcgacatcgaggcatttggttaaaaatattgggatatttgattttctccatatcgcccagctctagtggGCCGGAGCTTTGATGGGAACTTATTAGGTCACAAATTCTTTCTACCAATAAGGATGACAAAGGTGTCATTCGTCCCaccctaacaggtgcaacaacACTAACAGTGGACTCCGGAAGATGTCAATCACTCAGtgtaaccacacccacacagtcctggaaaAGGTCCAATCAGCCATATTGACtataaacacctgtgtgggtgttcagggcctttaagGACTTTCCTGGCTCGATTTCCTCAAATATAAGTGAGTAATGTGAAAATATGTCCAAGAGTATGTAAAGTATTGAGTCTCAGCTTAGGGAGGCATCTTACCAAAATGATCTTTGTCTCATCCAGCTCTGCCTGCACTTTGGTCATTGCATCTGCTTCCCTGGGgttctggaaaaaaaataaaaataaaaaacaaggtGTCATGTACACTGGTATTGCATGGTCATCATTTAGCAACATTTCATCAAAAAAGATCTTTGATCGATCCATCTATAGGTTTCAATACTATCTAgcaaaatgtgtaaaatgacAAAGTTGGCAACTATTAAGGCACCCAAGGGAATCCGATATTGTTCTCAGTACACAATCATAATCTAGTCATACTCATAGGCTAtcacagggtttttcctgcatggaGGACTTTTTGGCATGACccagaggttttagccagcggcaaaggaaaatcaccagtGTCAAAACGTCTTTGACTTCCAGCAGTCAACTCCCTTCTCATCCACAGCCGCTATGTTTTTCACACGCAGCTGGCGCTGATAAGCTAGCTACGCTGCATTGTTCTGACTGGACCTGAACACTCCGCTGTGAAGCTAGCGCTAATGGGATATCAGTTTTACTGTCCAGAGTCAGGCGGTACCGGACCCCGGTGACGCAGCGAGGTGAAGTTCTGCTGCTGGCCAGAGGAGGAGCTCTCAGCCCCCCCGCCGGAGCTCCAACTGCAGGTCCAAGGTGGCAGCGAAGCCGGACGTAGGTCTGTCCGCGGGAGGCTGCACTGCCGTCTGATATAGTGGCATCCGTATCAAACTGAGACAGTTTCATAACCGGTAAAAAACTCCTCGTAGTCCGGGTGCCTGGtaagctcacctggttgagtgtgCGCCCCACGTACGGAGGCTCGGTCCTTGACGCAGTGGCCGCGGGTTCacttctgacctgcggccctttgctgcatgtcattcccaatctctctcccactttcctgtcttATTCTGTCCTATCAATAAAGCCAATAAAGGCGAAACAAATAATTTTGTCATGTCATCATGCCACCTGTCTCctgaattttgtgtttttcttcacataaataaaataatattatataattataaatttCCAACATAAATTGCGCATAAAGATGAATTAGAATgtaggaaattaagtgtttaatgctcaaaatatCCTGGGGTAGGACAACCAGACCCCCTGCTATGCATCCCCCAAACATATTTTTATGACACATGTTCTGATAAACAGATAACCAACTGACCTGGTATTTAGAAAGGTGAATATCCAGGGCTTTGTAGTTTATGGTTTCAGGATTACCAGAGGGCCAGTCTATACTGTCCACTTGCCTAGAGAACTCCTCTAATACCTAAAAACAACCACACAGCAATCTCAGTATTGAAGTTGACAGCAAAGTGCAATAAGTAGGTGTCATTATTTACATGTTTTTGCACCCACCTTGTCTAGCAATGTGAAACAGACTCTCTGTGGGTATTCAGTGTCTGCAATGACTACAGCGCTCAGGTTGTCATTTCTTACATACACATGGCACAGGTACTCtaaaagaaagagaaaccaTAAGGAAACCATATGGTATGATCAAAACAGAACTGCGATAAAAAAATGGCAGGTCCTGTTCTTATGGTACAGGTTAACCCAAAGCAAGTTGCCACATGTCACTTTGTTAAGAAAAACAGAAGTAAAAGTGATAGAttttcaaaacaaatgttaggaacagcagccagaatgcatgATGTTTGCATATCAGTCATCGTGCTGACCATAGGCTTTATGAAACGTGTTGTtgcacatttattatttttatgagTATGACTTGTTATATGCTGTACATCTTAACCACCAGCATGCCCcttgtattgtaaatattatgCATCTGcttcacacaaaacacaaagttgATACTGTCACATGGACTGGGTGGCACCAGACCTATTGAGAACTACGTAAGTGTtattacaattttaaattaactttttaaaTTCTCAGATTGGACTGAATCTGCTCATTTTTACCTTGTTCTTTGACAGAGGCACGGGTTCCTTGTGATGTCCGTTCAACAATCAAGGCACTGGTAAAGGTCATGAACTCCTGAACactaaacaaaccaaaacaataatGTCACTGGTGGAAGCACAGTATGATCAGGCAACATTATTTAGACTAAACACTGTCAATCATTTTAATGTCAAAATATCGTGTTGTGTTTGGTGCAGTGAGCATCTAATGTAAACACGCCCCCTGCTAAACATGGGGTGACATCATTATACTGAAGATGTCTATGTGCTGTaccagaaaaagagaagaatcTTTTGGGTTATATTAATCAGTTTATTATGATTGCTATATTCCTGTTCAAAGCCTCGAGTTTGTTTTTCTGCAATGCATAAAAGCTGGAGTCCAGGATGGATTTCTCTGATTTATATTGTCACCAAGACTGTATTGTGGCTTGTGATCAACTATAACATATCCTGAAAAACCAAACCAACTAACTTAAGACAGATCACAATGTTACTAATTGCACACTCTCTGCGATCTAcacagagaaaatgaaaaacacattaaaaaaaaaaatgttttcctcaGTCAGATACATTGTCACAATACAGATATATTGTCGACCCACCTGGATCGCTGAAAGAAGCTGAAGGAGGAGAGGTCATAGGCCGATTTAAGGAGGTTGGCTTTGGTCGCTCCTTTATGGTGGATGCTGAGGCTGTAGAGCTTCATGCTGCCGCCGTGTGAGTTCTGATCAGTCAGTCACAGCAGATACGATCCCACAGCCCTGAGGATCTAATTTGGAGGATGACACAATCAGAATCACATGAGAGCAATATTTCCTATCGAGCTCAGCCAGCTAGCTTCTCTGCTAACAATAACGCAGCTAAAGAAACttgagtaacgttagcacagctGACAAGTGCTAGCCGCCTTATTATTAGCTACCAAGCTAATCAACTATCGTTAGTCATCATGCTCCGCTTGAGTACATCTTTTTCTTCAGGCCATTGGTTAACTGACATTAAGTAGTACAAACTTATCAAATGCTAGTATTTATGTAAATGCCGTTTAAAACCTGCAAAGCTATGTTAcatttcttaaatcaaatcaagcattccgctagctagctacggATGCTATCTGGTCTTCGTGAGGCCTCAGCTTACTTACCAGACAAATCAGCAGCAAATAGTTTGATTCCCGTCAAAACAACCGAATAAACTTTTTATTCCACATAAACTAAAACTCGTTAATGTGTATAGCAGACGTCCGGCGGCTTGATCACAATGTAGTTACCGCTAAGTAGTTTTCAGTGACCAATCACCACGTCACAAGATCCTCAGACGATTCAACTGGATATTTGCTCCGGAGGAAACAAACACGCCGGTATGGTCATAGTTCCGACTGGATACAAAATACATGTTGTTTAAAGTATGTAGTGCTAGAGTCAATCAGTGGAGGATCTTGtacttttaaataattttcaaattGAGACGGATAATATTAACTTTTCCTCAaacgtaaaataaaataaaatatgttttaactgTTGGCTGCAGCGAGACCTCAGCATCAACGTAGTTTTCTTTCAAACGCAGCCTTTATTCTGTATTTTGATTACAATCTGCAGCCTACATTGCATAGcatatgtaggcctatgttgaTTGAATGAATTAATTTACTGATTAGTCTAATCGGGGGTGGGAGGACTTTCTTCTTTGGGGATAATACCAATAGCCCATTTCTTACTGAGCATAATTGCTTTAAAGCCAGACAATGAAAGCTTTTCAATAAAATTAGGATTTTGGAAATACTGGACCTATGTATAGTATAGGCTATAAGATATTGACATGgatctgatgatgatgaagatataGTCACCCTAAATATATTGTTCAAAAATGTAATTCAAAACGCTTGACTCATTTCTAATGTGATTTTGTATCATATTAGACttgtcaataataataataataataggctaatGATAATGGGTCAGTTGGGGGTGCCACGTTTTTAACAAAAACGTGGCACCCCCAATTCATGTTTTCTCTGGTGATCTTGCTCCATTTAACAATTTCCTCCTGGCTACTTAACTCAGTGGTAAATGTTTTCCATGGCAGAAGTGTGCCGGTAattcatttccaaggcaacgcATTGAAATCGTTTTGGCATGGAAACCACTAAGCCTTTAGGTGCATACGTTGACAGGACAGCTGCACCAGCCAGGCATCCTTTCCTGGAACTAGTTTTGGTTGCGTTAAGATATTGAGGTAACATGGTCATTAAGGCCAGCTTACTGGAGGTTTGCCTACAAATTTTCTGCTCTAAATTGTAAGGCTGACATCTCTGGAATGAAGTTTTGGAGAGGAAATCCAATGTTTtaatctatttttctttttgcatgcCTGTTGGAGCAGATGGCACATCCAGTATGCCGATGCGGATGTTAACTGGACCTGTTAACTGCAAGAATGAAGACAAATCCAAAGGTTTTTACATAATATATCTACAGGAATGAAGATGAATCAGTAGGCCTATATCTTTTTTCGTACGCTATCAATAGGcctaataatgaaaataaatgcatagATTTATGTATGAATGAAGATGAAGAATGTTTTCCCCTTAAAATATttgcaagaaaagaaaaatccatTGGCTTTTATTTAGCTCTTCTACACTGCTTTCCCAAAGATTTCCTTTCACTGTTCATTAGATAGGCTTTGAAAATACTGCAGAtatgtaaatgtttttcagaCTATTTGCTGAACATTATGTAGATCAGAAGTGCTGGGAATATAATAACGTTTCCCATAAAAGGATAACATTTTCTTTGCACGGACGGGGAGTTAAAACACCATAACAGCAGAAACTTGGGAATCTCCAAAACTGGAAGGAA
It encodes the following:
- the ykt6 gene encoding synaptobrevin homolog YKT6; translated protein: MKLYSLSIHHKGATKANLLKSAYDLSSFSFFQRSSVQEFMTFTSALIVERTSQGTRASVKEQEYLCHVYVRNDNLSAVVIADTEYPQRVCFTLLDKVLEEFSRQVDSIDWPSGNPETINYKALDIHLSKYQNPREADAMTKVQAELDETKIILHNTMESLLERGEKLDDLVAKSEHLGNQSKAFYKTARKQNSCCEVM